The following nucleotide sequence is from Nomascus leucogenys isolate Asia chromosome 13, Asia_NLE_v1, whole genome shotgun sequence.
AACCTAGGTAGTATCGCCATGTGCTATGTGGTGTGCACGGGAGCAAGGCTCTTAACTCTGATGCCATATAACTGTTATTGGTTCTAcctggatatctttttttttttttttgaaatatatacatattttaaaatagagacggaggccgggtgctgtggctcacggctgtaatctcagcactttgggaggccgaggcaggtggatcacttgaggccaggagtttgagaccagcctggccaacatggaaaaatcccctctgtactaaaaatataaaaattagccagacacatgcctgtaatcttagctacttgggaggctgagacaggagaatcgctggaacccaagaggcagaggttgcagtgagccaagatcgtgccactgcactccagcctgggtgacagagtgagactctctcttaaaaaataacataggccaggcatggtggctcatgcctgtaatcctagcactttgggaggccaaagcgggtggatcacctgaggtcgggagttcgagaccagcctgaccaacatggagaaaccctgtctctaccaaaaatacaaaattagccaggtgtggtggcacatgcctgtaattccagctactcgggaggctgaggcaggagaatcgcttgaacccgggagccggaggttgcggtgagcagagatcgtaccattacactctagcctgggcaacaagagtgaaactccgtctcaagaaataaataaataaataaataaataaataaataaataaataaaaacaaatccgATCATGTCACTGCCCTGCTCAAGGCTTCATTAGCTGGCTGTTGCCTCAAGATAAagtccaagttttttttttttgtttttttttttttaagagactgaatCTCCCTatcacacaggctgaagtgcagtggcacaattatagctcactgcagcctcgaactcctaggcgcaagtgatcctcccttctcagcccctagttattttattttttgtagagatggagtctcactttgttacccaggctagccCAAATACCTTAATATGGCCTTCCAGCCTATCATGACCTGACATCTATGCGACTTCCCCatcctgtgttctttttttttttttttttgagacagagttttgcgcttgtcagccaggctggagagcagtggcatgatcttggctcactgcaacccccgcctcccgagttcaagtgattctcctacctcagcctcctgagtagttgagactacaggcacctgccaccatgcccggctaatttttatatttttagtagagatagggtttcaccatgttggccagggtggtcttgaattcctgagctcaggtaatccgccctcctcggccttgcaaagtgctgggattataagtgtgagccaccacgcccagctctgtATTCCTCTCCTTACATACTCCTGAACTTCTTGCTATCCAAGGAATGTGCATCTCCCTCAGGGCTCAATTCCCTTCTCCAGAAACCTTTCCCTGACCCTCCTATTCTATTGGGCGCTCCACCTGTGAACTTTCATTGCAATATGTGAGTTCAGCacccaacatttattgagtgcttactatgtaccaggcattgttctaaggtCCTTCCACTGTCTTATGAGGTAGGTAccagtattttcattttacagagaggttaaatgtAACTGCCTACATGTTTATGGGCAACATGGAGGTGGAGCCAGGATCCTGAAACAGTTCTGCTTACCTGGTctgagctttttcttcttttttctttttttttttttttgagttggagtcttgctcttgttgcccagactggagtgcaatgggcaatctcggctcactgcaatctccacttcccaggttcaagcgattcttctgcctcagcctcccgagtagctgggattacaggcactcgccaccatgcctggccaattttttgtatttttagtagaaacggggtttcactatgttggtcaggctggtctcaaactcctgacctcaggtgatccgcctgctttggcttccccaagtgctgggattacaggcatgagccaccgcgcccagactggTCTGAGCTTAATCACTGGGCTGTATGGCACTTATTCCCCAGTCCCCGCTGTTGATAGGCCTGTCTATCCCTTAAACTCCAGCCTCTTTAAAGGCAGAGCTGTGTTATTTTCCCTGTTTTGTCCCCAGCCCCAAGCAAAGGGCCTTTATCTTGTAGGAATTCAATAACATGGGAATCATAATAATCAGAAATTCAAATACTTCCTGACCAGGCTTCTTTTTGTTGCAAGTGCCAGAAATCTAAATCAAACGGACTTAAACCAAAAAGGGATTTGTTAGTTCATCGAACCGGGATGGCAAAGCATGAACCGGAGGCCAGAGTCTCAGTTAATGTCATCTCTCCAACTCCCAGCTGTTTGTCTCTACTTGGCTTTCTTCCGTCTGCAGTGGGCTCCCCCAGCAGCTGAGACTGGACTCCCTTCTCTTTTAGCAACCCCATTAGTAAAATAACTTTACTCTCTCCCAGTGATTAATTCCAGAGAACACCAGTTGAATCTGAACTACAGTTTAGACCTGTGACTGGCCCAAGGCAGGCCATGTGGCCATCTAGGGTACCAAACACCATGACCAAGGACCACATGGCAGACAAAAACACATCCACCACAGTTAGCatttgaaacatttcttttagagataaggtcttactctgctgcctaggctggagtgataACTTACTATAACCTTGAAtttctggccccaagtgatcctcccaccttggcctcccaagatgttGAGATTGCTGATGtgaaccaccaggcccggccaggatttatttatttttcttttaaaatttattatttgagacgggggtctcactgtgttgcccagactggtcttgaattcttaaGTTCAAGCAatcaatcttcctgcctctgcctcccaaagtgctaggattacaggcagtgagccaccacacccggccctggcCAGCATTTATTGACTAATTTCGTGCCAGGTTCTGAGCTCTGGTTTTCTCCAGTATCCGCTAACCTAGTGATTTTCAACCTTGGGAGACCTTCAGAACCTGGAGGGCAGTTTGGGGTCAAGGATTTGCCTGACAAGTTCcgggtgatgctgctgctgctggaaggACCACATTCTAAGAACATCGCTCTAAATTTTGTTCTTAACCAGACCGCAGCAATGACATCACTTGGAAACTatttagaaaccaaaataaatataaataaacagacTGGATCTTAGGCTCCACTTCACACCTAccaaaaagattttaattttacaagATCCCAAGTGTATTTGTATGCATGTTAGATTAAGAaaaaacctggccgggcgcggtggctcatgcctgtaatcccagcattttgggaggctgaggcgggcggatcatgaggtcaggagatcgagaccatcctggctaacacggtgaaaccccatcattacttaaaaaatacaaaaagaaatagctggacatggtggcgggcgcctgtagtcccagctacttgggaggctgaggcaggagaatggtgtgaactcgggaggcagtggagcttgcagtgagccgagatcacaccactgcactccagcctgcgtgacagagcgagactctgtctcaaaaaaaaaaagaaaaaacccaagaGGAGAGACCTAAGAGCACAATTATAGACATGAGGGGACCCAACTTCGAATCCCAACCCCTCCCGCTTCAGGCTTGCACAACCAACCAGCTGCTAACAGACCTGAAGGAGTTGGGTGCAAGGTTGGAGCACATCTGGATGCTGCTTATCTACCTTGGAGATCTTCCTGAAGGGCTTTGTGGGGGCCCTATCACTTCAACCTACTCTTCCACCTGCCGATCCTTGTGGGGACCCAGCTGGTCAGCAGGGGTGTTTCCTCCTAGGGGCTCAAAGGCTGGAGTCTTCATCAGGCCAGGGGAAAGAGGCAGCCCAAGGGGCTGGGGGCTCGCTGGGGGATATGCAGCAGGAGGTGACTGTGCCCCCTTGGAGGTGGAGCTCCACAGGGACCTGGGCTAGAGCCTGGAGACCAGAGCTCAGACCTGAGTCCTGCCAGGGAAGGGGCATTTTTCCTGGCTGTCTCCCCAGGCCCTGGACCTGCTTAGGGTGACCTGAGCATTCTTCTTCAGGACAGAACATGGGTGGCTGCGTGTTGGGatccccccacaacacacacgCTTGTTCTTTCTACAGCTATAGGAGTAGGTTTCAGCCTAAGGTCCGGCTTAGCCTCATCTGCAACACAGCTGAGGGAGCTCCAACATTCACTAACATTGCTGGTACACATCACCGACTCCATAGACAGGAGGCATTATTGTGacactcattttatagatgaacagATGCAGAGTCATAAAATAAAGTACAAGGGAATAAATCTTTGTCACCCCACTGCTTGGCCCCACATCCTTAAGTTTCACCTCTGCCTACCCTGAGTACCTCCAACCCTAGTGAAATTACAACGCAACAACTTGtctaaaaaaggacaaaaatgcatttatttaatatacatcACAAGGGCTCAACCGAGGcttaatttaaaagacaaaaacaaaacaaaaataccacagcTCAAGATACAGAGTCCTATACAGAAATCACAAAAAGGACAGACCAtctaaggaaaaattaaaaagacaacacAAGGACAGGCTGGGCAGCCTGGGTCAGGGCTCCTGGCTGGTGACCTGCTTTGAGTAGGTTTCTTGCAGGTACTTCTTAAAAGCTGGAAGAGAACAGGCAGGTCTCAGTGAGTGATGGAGACAGGATGAGTTAATCTTtactatttgttatttttgagatggagtctcactctgttgaccaagCTGGACTGCAATAGcacgatgtctgctcactgcaacctctgcttcctagattcaagtgattctcttgcctcagcctcccgagtagctgggactacaggtgcctaccaccatacctggttaattttttttgtatttattagagacggggtttcaccatgttggccaggctggtctcaaactcctgacctcatgtgatccacccacctcggcctcctcaagtgctgggattacaggcatgagccactgtgcctggcccaggatgAATTAATTAAGGTGGGCAAGAGGCAGCTGGACCAGGGATGCAAAGGTCAGAAGAGGTGCAGGAGGGGCTGGTTTCCCAGCCCGGCATTCTCCCTGCACTGCCCATCCAGGTAGCTCTCCTGGAAGGGCTTGCTTCCAGTGAGACTGGAGGGCACAGGCAAGGCACTCTACTAAGCAACCTCTTAACCTGCATTAATACGGAAGGGGTTGATCCCACCTTCCccctttctgagacagggtctcactctgttgtcgaGGGTGGAgagcagtgctgtgatcatagtcCGCTGtaacctcgaattcctggcctcaagctatcctcctgccttggtctccccagTAATTTCCCAAAATTATTTATAGCCAAAAATTTTTATTCTGCTATAAAACAATTGCTATTTTATAGCAAATAGGAGCACTGGGGCAGAAGCAGAAGTGGGTTGCTGCCAACAATCCACCCTGTCCCAACCAACCCGGTCCCAAGTCACTGGGCTCCTTTTGTTTGAGGGAGCCTTTGAAGGTTGGGGGAGGGATCACCCTGGGCTCAAGGACTGAGGACTCACCTGTGGGGTTTTTCCAGAGCTCGGCAGCATGCGTGTTCAAGGGACTATCAATGTTGGGTTCTGtgggtggagagaaagagaaggtcaAGGGGGTAGAAGAGGCTGACCCCAGGGAGTCCTGACAGGTTCCCAAGTTGCATGGAGGGGAGGGGTGGTCTCTAAAGTCACCTCCTAGAAGGCTCTGGATGGACAGCAGAATGGTCCTGACGTCATACAGGGCAGACCACTTTTCCTTCAGGATGTCCAGGCATATGTTACCCTGGGTGTCCACGTTGGGGTGATAGCAGGGCGTGAGAAACTTCACCGTGGGCGCATTGTAAGGGTAGCCACTGGGGAACTCTAGCGAGAGCTTATACCTCAGGTCTTCATATACCTGGCATTTGGAGAAACAGATGCAGAGTAAGCTCCAGCAGCAGCCTCATATCCCAACCCAAGCCCCATGCAAGGGGCTTGCTAGAATCTTGAGTTTCTCTGGGAGTGGACAGTAGACAAACTGTTGAGCTGGTTCTGATGCTCTccactgcctttttaaaaagcttttttagtttagcttttatttcagagatagggtttcaccatgttgcccaggccagtctcgaactcctggactcatgtgatctgcctgcctcagcctcccaaagtgctggaattacaggtgtgagccaccgtgcctagcctgaTGCTTTCCTCTTACCTGGTGGAGACATCAGTGATTCTTTGGTCTAAGGATTGTCAATTGGCATCCTGTGCTTAGTTCAATTAGAATATTAGTTGCTAATATGTAAAAATTAGGAGATTTGGCACAGATTTGGACTTCTGACTCATCTTAAACCTGATCTGCAGCAATGGGAAGCTGCCTTCTTGAGATCTGTGCCCTCCTATTGGCCAAAGTCCTCACTTCATCCATTTCCTTGCTGTCTGTCCCTCTGTAAACATCAAAGATAGACAGCCCTGCTTTAAACCCACCCTCTTATTGCACAGATGGAAAGAACAAGGCCACATGGCTCAGAGAATGTGAACAGTCAAAGGAGGAGTGTCTTGCTCCGCCAAAGGCTTGAAGCAGAGCTCGCACTTGGATCTCACCTCCCACCTTTCCCCAGACTCACTCACCCATCCCAGCCCTACACTTACTGTTCCAGCTGCTCCATGGATGGTCCCTACCCATTTGAAAAGGTTGTCTGATTCAGGGAAGGCAGAAATCCCTTTATCGCCAGACATCTGGGGAGAAAACACATTTGCTGGAATGTGGAGTACACTTTTGGGCATAGCAAAGGTCAGCGGGTGAGCTTTCCCCttaatcatatatatacacatacatatatatgtgtgtgtatatatatgtatgtatatatgtatgtatatgtatatatgtatgtatgtatatatatatatatgagatatagaTGGGGttatcccatctctactaaaaaaatatatattcacacacacacacatatatatatatatatatatagagagagagagagagagagagagagatagagagacagagacagacacacacactctctctgtcgcccaggctggagtacaatggtgcgctCGGCTCACCGCCTCTgtcttggagagagagagagagagagagagagagagagagagagagagacagagacagacacacacacacactctctctgtcgcccaggctggagtgcagtggtgcgctcggctcaccgcaacctctgtcttggggagagagggagagagagagagagagagagagagacagacagacagacagacacacacactctgtcgcccaggctggagtgcagtggtgcgcttgccaccgcaacctctgtctccacggttcaaatgattctcgtgcctcagcctcccgagtagctgaaattacaggcatgcaccaccatgcctggataatttttatatttttagtagagacggggttttgcaatgttggccaggctggtctcgaactcctgacctcaagtgatccgcccaccttagccccccaaagtgttgggattataaggtGTGAGCTACCTCGCCCAGCCTCCCCTTAATCTCATCACTCTGATCCAAAATAAGGCAACCAAATTCATAGGCTAGAAATACCAAGAAGGGTGTGGAGTTGGGTGTGGGTAAAGCTTGGTTGGGGCTAGGAAGTAGGGACAC
It contains:
- the UBE2C gene encoding ubiquitin-conjugating enzyme E2 C isoform X2 yields the protein MASQNRDPAATSVAAARKGAEPSGGAARGPVGKRLQQELMTLMMSGDKGISAFPESDNLFKWVGTIHGAAGTAVESIRTSSTVCLLSTPRETQDSSKPLAWGLGWDMRLLLELTLHLFLQMPEPNIDSPLNTHAAELWKNPTAFKKYLQETYSKQVTSQEP
- the UBE2C gene encoding ubiquitin-conjugating enzyme E2 C isoform X4, yielding MTLMMSGDKGISAFPESDNLFKWVGTIHGAAGTVYEDLRYKLSLEFPSGYPYNAPTVKFLTPCYHPNVDTQGNICLDILKEKWSALYDVRTILLSIQSLLGEPNIDSPLNTHAAELWKNPTAFKKYLQETYSKQVTSQEP
- the UBE2C gene encoding ubiquitin-conjugating enzyme E2 C isoform X5, translated to MASQNRDPAATSVAAARKGAEPSGGAARGPVGKRLQQELMTLMAVESIRTSSTVCLLSTPRETQDSSKPLAWGLGWDMRLLLELTLHLFLQMPEPNIDSPLNTHAAELWKNPTAFKKYLQETYSKQVTSQEP
- the UBE2C gene encoding ubiquitin-conjugating enzyme E2 C isoform X1, producing MASQNRDPAATSVAAARKGAEPSGGAARGPVGKRLQQELMTLMMSGDKGISAFPESDNLFKWVGTIHGAAGTVYEDLRYKLSLEFPSGYPYNAPTVKFLTPCYHPNVDTQGNICLDILKEKWSALYDVRTILLSIQSLLGEPNIDSPLNTHAAELWKNPTAFKKYLQETYSKQVTSQEP
- the UBE2C gene encoding ubiquitin-conjugating enzyme E2 C isoform X3; protein product: MASQNRDPAATSVAAARKGAEPSGGAARGPVGKRLQQELMTLMVYEDLRYKLSLEFPSGYPYNAPTVKFLTPCYHPNVDTQGNICLDILKEKWSALYDVRTILLSIQSLLGEPNIDSPLNTHAAELWKNPTAFKKYLQETYSKQVTSQEP